Proteins encoded together in one Halothermothrix orenii H 168 window:
- a CDS encoding peptidoglycan-binding domain-containing protein encodes MKEQQPMMRGDDVEQVQTFLNQQGYDVTVDGILGPETAGAVRDYQEDKGLSVDGVVGPNTREEIKKDLGIEDVRHEIYFHDTEKVYWTDNTGKIIKSWQASDDIIGGKNREGETRESLPAGEYIATGYMTGINYGRAYGTGYIDTGDSRGRDIHGGGSRLTSKDEVAQDFVNKVGAYAPRQELLPTYGCIRMHNEDVEELCNLISDEGNNIPLHVSETIEINDDKIINYTQ; translated from the coding sequence ATGAAGGAACAACAGCCCATGATGCGTGGGGATGATGTAGAACAGGTACAAACCTTTTTAAACCAACAGGGGTATGATGTAACAGTTGATGGTATATTGGGCCCTGAGACGGCAGGGGCAGTTAGAGACTACCAGGAAGATAAAGGTTTATCTGTAGATGGTGTTGTAGGGCCCAATACCCGGGAAGAGATAAAAAAGGATCTGGGGATAGAGGATGTTAGGCATGAAATATATTTTCACGATACAGAGAAAGTTTACTGGACAGATAATACCGGAAAAATTATAAAATCATGGCAAGCTAGTGATGATATTATAGGAGGAAAGAATCGAGAAGGGGAAACAAGAGAATCATTACCTGCGGGAGAATATATTGCAACAGGATATATGACCGGTATTAATTATGGTAGAGCTTACGGTACAGGTTATATAGATACAGGAGATTCTCGTGGCAGAGATATTCACGGTGGTGGGTCAAGATTGACTTCAAAAGATGAAGTAGCTCAAGATTTTGTCAATAAAGTAGGGGCATATGCGCCACGGCAAGAATTACTACCAACATATGGATGTATAAGAATGCATAATGAGGATGTGGAAGAATTATGTAACTTGATTAGCGATGAAGGAAACAATATTCCTTTACATGTATCTGAAACAATAGAGATTAATGATGATAAAATAATTAATTATACTCAATAA
- a CDS encoding class II aldolase/adducin family protein, producing the protein MASYEKIVVSAGLEMCQRSLTVGTWGNISCRNPETGEIYLTPSGIDYKKIKQEDIVVFNRDGKVIRGDKKPSIENQLHLKIYEAREDVNAIIHTHAVYSGAFAITGEKIPPVSEDFVQIVGDSVRCADYALPGTKELALNAVKALGDRKAVLLLNHGTVCVGEDMDEAFKVCDVVEKTARLYIYSRFIGEPRLIPDDDIKAMQEFVKNSYGQDK; encoded by the coding sequence ATGGCCAGTTATGAGAAAATTGTTGTTTCCGCAGGTCTTGAGATGTGCCAGCGGAGTCTGACAGTGGGTACCTGGGGTAATATAAGCTGCCGGAACCCGGAAACCGGGGAAATTTACCTAACTCCCAGTGGTATTGACTATAAAAAAATTAAGCAGGAGGATATTGTGGTTTTCAATAGAGATGGTAAAGTAATCAGGGGTGATAAAAAACCATCGATTGAAAATCAATTACACCTTAAGATATATGAGGCCCGTGAAGATGTTAATGCTATCATCCATACCCATGCTGTTTACTCCGGGGCTTTTGCCATCACCGGTGAAAAAATTCCACCAGTATCGGAGGACTTTGTCCAGATTGTTGGGGATTCGGTAAGGTGTGCTGATTATGCCCTGCCGGGTACTAAGGAACTTGCATTAAATGCTGTAAAAGCCCTCGGAGATAGAAAAGCGGTGTTATTACTAAATCATGGAACGGTATGTGTCGGTGAGGATATGGACGAGGCCTTTAAGGTATGTGATGTGGTGGAGAAAACAGCCAGGCTTTATATATACAGCAGGTTTATTGGTGAACCGAGATTGATACCTGATGATGATATCAAAGCTATGCAGGAGTTTGTAAAAAATAGTTATGGCCAGGATAAGTAA
- the mtnA gene encoding S-methyl-5-thioribose-1-phosphate isomerase, translating to MYDTLKFEGDTLILIDQRKLPQKVEFFKCRDYRDVEFAIADMVVRGAPAIGAAGAYGVYLAASEFKNNSEEVFFKKVKEANKVLVKARPTAVNLFWAINRMEQAMKRNRNKPVSEILEILREEADNIAREDVETNQAIGKFGNEVIPQGATILTHCNAGALATVGYGTALGVIRAAHESGKNIKVYADETRPRLQGARLTAFELVEEGIPVTLIADSVAATLIRDGVIDVIVVGADRIASNGDTANKIGTFMLSELAVRFGVPLYIAAPVSTIDFDINDGSEIVIEERSPEEVTHIQGIQIAPDGVEVYNPAFDVTPAENITGIITEKGIIEPPYKEGIASLKSSQKKGDIDGQL from the coding sequence ATGTATGACACACTTAAATTTGAGGGAGATACACTTATTTTAATTGACCAGAGAAAACTCCCCCAGAAGGTTGAGTTTTTTAAATGTAGAGATTACCGGGATGTTGAGTTTGCTATTGCCGACATGGTTGTAAGGGGAGCACCGGCTATTGGAGCTGCCGGGGCTTATGGGGTTTATCTGGCAGCCAGTGAATTTAAAAATAACTCTGAAGAGGTTTTCTTTAAAAAAGTTAAGGAAGCCAATAAGGTTTTAGTTAAAGCAAGGCCCACTGCAGTTAACCTTTTCTGGGCCATAAATAGAATGGAACAGGCAATGAAAAGAAACAGGAATAAACCCGTCTCTGAAATCCTGGAAATATTAAGGGAGGAAGCTGATAACATAGCCCGGGAGGATGTTGAAACTAATCAGGCGATTGGTAAGTTTGGTAATGAAGTTATCCCTCAGGGGGCTACCATATTAACCCATTGTAATGCAGGAGCTCTGGCTACAGTTGGCTATGGTACGGCTCTCGGGGTTATCAGGGCTGCCCATGAGAGTGGTAAAAATATTAAGGTTTATGCTGATGAAACCCGCCCCCGTCTTCAGGGAGCCCGTCTCACCGCGTTTGAGTTGGTTGAAGAGGGAATTCCGGTAACCCTTATTGCTGATAGTGTTGCTGCAACCCTGATCAGGGATGGGGTCATTGATGTTATAGTTGTTGGAGCTGATAGAATTGCCTCCAATGGAGATACAGCTAATAAAATCGGGACCTTTATGCTTTCAGAACTGGCAGTCAGGTTCGGTGTTCCCTTATATATTGCGGCTCCGGTTTCAACAATCGATTTTGATATCAATGACGGGTCAGAAATTGTTATTGAAGAACGTTCACCGGAAGAAGTAACCCATATCCAGGGTATCCAGATTGCTCCAGATGGGGTAGAAGTCTATAACCCCGCTTTTGATGTTACTCCGGCTGAAAATATAACTGGCATTATTACTGAAAAGGGGATTATTGAGCCACCATATAAAGAGGGAATAGCCAGTTTGAAATCCAGCCAGAAAAAGGGGGATATTGATGGCCAGTTATGA
- a CDS encoding cell wall hydrolase has product MNYLREEIKKDLGIEEKPPAYSDEELELVTRTVYAEALGTTNLERKAVTWVIRNRVESSYYPDNYEEVIREENAFESVTEKSPLWRESKAPDKRNEPEYQEINKIVKEIMDTSSDDDITHRALLFHDTNTQPETPSGWNKDVINEVTDKIYPESIIADDANQFRFYQEFR; this is encoded by the coding sequence ATGAATTACTTAAGAGAAGAGATAAAGAAGGATCTGGGGATAGAAGAAAAGCCTCCTGCATATAGTGATGAAGAATTAGAATTAGTAACAAGAACAGTATATGCAGAAGCTTTAGGTACAACTAATTTAGAAAGAAAAGCAGTAACTTGGGTAATTAGAAATAGGGTGGAATCAAGTTATTATCCGGATAACTACGAAGAAGTAATAAGAGAAGAAAATGCGTTTGAAAGTGTTACTGAAAAAAGTCCACTCTGGAGAGAAAGTAAAGCTCCTGACAAGAGAAATGAACCAGAATATCAAGAAATAAACAAAATTGTCAAAGAAATAATGGATACATCATCTGATGATGATATTACTCATAGGGCTTTGTTGTTTCATGATACGAACACTCAACCTGAAACGCCTAGCGGATGGAATAAAGATGTTATTAATGAAGTTACTGATAAAATATATCCAGAATCTATTATTGCTGATGATGCAAATCAGTTTAGATTTTATCAAGAATTTAGATAA
- a CDS encoding CDC27 family protein — protein sequence MDAYSNSLYNLSNLFYINKNYKKAAFYLEKSIETKKTIKVYYLLACSYFKLNELEKAEEMFLKVTNLSAYKSKFTLDSFWWLINIYAKTSDKEKKIKYFFKGLKVDPAFYIKYKWPEGAFNKKEEILIYNYFKNIYSEKDYLNVTLYNSLIYLCYRLNKEKEVKDYIEEMKTKYKEELDSYYWEIIFNLWKKRFNKARNIYKEALKKDKNFFKKYTWEEVDDNLLRILKEY from the coding sequence TTGGATGCTTATTCAAACTCTCTTTACAATCTTTCTAATCTTTTTTATATAAATAAAAACTATAAAAAAGCTGCCTTTTATCTAGAAAAATCTATTGAAACGAAAAAAACGATAAAAGTGTATTATCTATTGGCATGTTCTTATTTTAAATTAAATGAATTAGAAAAAGCAGAAGAAATGTTTTTAAAAGTAACAAATTTATCTGCTTATAAATCTAAATTTACTTTAGATAGTTTTTGGTGGTTAATAAATATATATGCTAAAACCAGCGATAAAGAGAAAAAAATTAAATATTTCTTTAAGGGGTTAAAAGTTGACCCTGCATTTTATATAAAGTATAAATGGCCAGAAGGCGCTTTTAATAAAAAGGAAGAAATATTAATTTATAATTATTTTAAAAATATTTATAGTGAAAAAGATTATTTAAATGTTACTTTATATAATTCTTTAATCTACTTATGTTATAGATTAAATAAAGAAAAAGAAGTAAAAGACTACATTGAAGAGATGAAAACTAAATATAAAGAAGAGCTGGATTCGTATTACTGGGAAATAATATTTAATCTGTGGAAAAAGAGATTCAATAAAGCCAGAAATATTTATAAAGAAGCTTTAAAAAAGGATAAGAACTTTTTTAAAAAATATACCTGGGAAGAGGTTGATGATAATCTACTTAGAATATTGAAAGAATATTGA
- a CDS encoding MATE family efflux transporter has product MEKRKSLFQLAVPIFIETLLFMLLGIADIFMLSQFDDRAAGAVGASNQVIGNLNLIFAIISAGTAVLVAQNVGAKNKREIERVCSISLVMNFVIGLLVSITMIFFGDVILTKMGVTRSLMGYASNYIKIVGGALFVQSILNTVTVIIRSHGYTRESMLITVGMNILNIFGDAVFIFGLFGAPVLGVKGVAIATTVSRILATIIAFIFLFKGLVPVSMFKYLYDKPVGTFKKLIKIGFPSAMENMSYSLAQTVIMSIILLNLGEQAYIARTYIWTLSWFVVLFSISIGQANQIMIGQLTGAGKVEEAYHTGLNNFKTAMLFSVLGGIALIIFRRKLIGIYTDNQDIILIGSITLIVDAFLEPGRTFNIVLINGLRGAGDVIFPVVMAIISMWGLGVTTAYYFGVVLGLGLPGIWMGLILDEWFRGVCMLFRWRGKKWVRKVMV; this is encoded by the coding sequence ATGGAAAAAAGAAAAAGCCTGTTTCAATTAGCTGTACCTATATTTATTGAGACCCTCCTGTTTATGTTGTTGGGTATAGCTGATATTTTTATGCTAAGTCAATTTGATGACAGGGCTGCTGGGGCTGTTGGGGCTTCTAACCAGGTAATAGGAAATTTAAATTTAATTTTTGCCATAATTTCAGCAGGTACAGCAGTTTTAGTGGCCCAGAATGTGGGAGCAAAAAATAAAAGGGAAATAGAGAGGGTATGTTCTATCTCCCTGGTTATGAATTTTGTCATTGGTCTTTTAGTTAGTATTACCATGATATTCTTTGGTGATGTGATACTGACTAAAATGGGTGTTACCCGGAGTCTAATGGGGTATGCATCTAATTATATAAAGATTGTCGGTGGGGCCTTATTTGTTCAGTCAATATTAAATACTGTTACTGTAATCATCAGGAGCCATGGCTATACCAGGGAAAGTATGTTAATAACAGTCGGGATGAATATTTTAAATATCTTTGGTGATGCTGTTTTTATCTTTGGCCTGTTTGGGGCTCCGGTACTGGGTGTTAAAGGGGTCGCTATTGCTACTACTGTAAGTAGAATACTGGCTACGATTATAGCATTTATATTTTTGTTCAAGGGGCTGGTACCAGTTAGTATGTTTAAATATTTATATGATAAACCTGTAGGTACTTTTAAAAAACTAATAAAAATTGGCTTCCCATCTGCTATGGAGAATATGTCTTATTCCCTAGCCCAAACAGTAATAATGAGTATTATATTATTAAATTTAGGGGAACAGGCCTATATTGCCAGGACTTATATCTGGACATTGAGCTGGTTTGTGGTCTTGTTTTCAATTTCTATCGGGCAGGCCAACCAGATTATGATTGGCCAGTTAACCGGGGCTGGTAAAGTGGAAGAGGCCTATCATACCGGGCTTAATAACTTTAAAACAGCTATGTTATTTTCAGTTCTTGGGGGAATAGCTTTAATAATTTTTAGAAGAAAGTTAATAGGTATTTATACTGATAACCAGGATATTATTTTGATAGGGTCAATTACCCTGATAGTGGATGCTTTCCTTGAACCCGGTAGAACCTTTAATATTGTCCTTATTAATGGTTTAAGGGGGGCAGGAGATGTTATTTTTCCCGTTGTTATGGCCATTATAAGTATGTGGGGTCTTGGCGTTACAACTGCATACTATTTTGGTGTTGTTCTGGGACTGGGTCTTCCCGGTATCTGGATGGGTTTAATACTTGATGAGTGGTTCCGCGGGGTCTGCATGTTATTCAGGTGGCGAGGGAAAAAATGGGTAAGAAAAGTGATGGTGTAG
- a CDS encoding L,D-transpeptidase codes for MTSKDEVAQDFVNKEGAYAPRQELLPTYGCIRMHNEDVEELCNLIIDEGNNIPLHVSETIEINDDKIINYTQ; via the coding sequence TTGACTTCAAAAGATGAAGTTGCTCAAGATTTTGTCAATAAAGAAGGGGCATATGCGCCACGGCAAGAATTACTACCAACATATGGATGTATAAGAATGCATAATGAGGATGTGGAAGAATTATGTAACTTGATTATCGATGAAGGAAACAATATTCCTTTACATGTATCTGAAACAATAGAGATTAATGATGATAAAATAATTAATTATACTCAATAA
- a CDS encoding RHS repeat domain-containing protein — translation MNYLNNPDRGRVHPNVSFYHKDVLGSVSMITGKNGHVIDRYQYDAHGSPYTGRFEQGNNMNSYGFTGQRYEARLGVYTFAYRTYNPRVMRWITPDPVRDGMNWYTYVNGDPVNLWDPLGLDLVVLNDSDAVPQFGGPHGHNAALIGDEKNGWTYFSKDGKKADENIDDSRKRTENRNYSQHYDSLKDFKEDEKISGRYDRMAIIDTTDEQDKAMIEEGKKVYDRRYDLTGSFYGDNCADLVEEIADAGDINLSGADIPYYVPVDYHTVVEIDVTQPNAQYDIAKGMASFVIEDGEVILDKSDEYDACSF, via the coding sequence ATGAACTATCTCAATAACCCTGACCGGGGACGGGTTCACCCGAATGTATCCTTCTATCACAAAGATGTTCTGGGCTCGGTTTCGATGATAACCGGTAAAAACGGACACGTTATCGACCGCTATCAATATGATGCCCATGGCAGCCCATATACTGGCAGGTTTGAACAGGGTAATAACATGAACTCTTATGGGTTCACCGGACAGAGATATGAAGCCAGGCTTGGAGTCTACACCTTTGCCTACAGGACATATAACCCCAGGGTTATGAGGTGGATAACTCCTGATCCGGTAAGAGATGGGATGAACTGGTATACCTATGTAAATGGGGATCCGGTTAATCTGTGGGATCCGCTGGGGTTGGATTTAGTTGTATTAAATGATTCAGATGCTGTACCACAATTTGGAGGTCCACATGGTCATAATGCAGCGTTAATTGGTGATGAGAAAAATGGATGGACATATTTTTCAAAAGACGGAAAAAAAGCTGATGAAAATATAGATGATAGTAGGAAAAGGACTGAGAATAGAAATTATAGTCAGCATTATGATTCACTGAAAGATTTTAAAGAGGATGAAAAAATTAGTGGTAGGTATGACAGGATGGCAATAATTGATACTACTGATGAACAAGATAAAGCTATGATAGAAGAAGGTAAGAAAGTATATGATAGGAGGTATGATTTGACAGGTTCGTTTTATGGAGATAATTGCGCTGATTTAGTAGAAGAAATAGCTGATGCAGGTGATATTAATTTAAGTGGTGCAGATATACCATATTATGTACCAGTTGATTATCATACTGTGGTAGAGATTGATGTTACACAACCTAATGCACAATATGATATTGCAAAAGGGATGGCAAGTTTTGTTATAGAAGATGGAGAAGTAATACTGGATAAATCAGACGAATATGATGCATGTTCATTTTAA